In Flavobacterium enshiense, the genomic stretch CAGAAAATCAGAGCAGTTTTGATTTTAAAGGTTTTCTGCTAAAAATTTCAAGCTATTGGAAATGGTTTGTGGCTTCCTTGATCATCACTTTTACAGTTGCGTACCAAGTTAATATACGCAAAGAGAAAATTTACGGTATGGATGCTTCCATTGTCGTTAAAGATGAGAATAATTCCTTTTTTACTACAAACACCAGTTTGGTGTTTAACTGGGGTGGGGTTTCGGATAAGGTACAAACTATTGTAACGGCTTTAAAATCAAGATCGCACAACGAGGAGGTAGTAAAAAAACTTAATTATTACACTGATTATCTTATACAAGGAGAATACAGTTTAATCGATGCCTATGGGGAGGTTCCCTTTTATGTGGCAATTGACGAGAGGAGAGAGCAGCTGGCAGGTATTCCTGTCCGAATAAAATTCTTAAGTGAGAATGAGTATCAGTTAAGTGTTAATTTTGAATACAATGAAGTGGGAACTATTGTTTATGCAACAAATTCCTATGAATCAGCGCTGGTTCGTGATAAAGAGATTTCTAAAAAATATAGGGTAGGGGAAACGGTTGATTTGCCTTTTCTGAATTTTAAACTGCAAATCAATGAAGATCCGGGTAGTTATGTAGGCAATGAATATTATATCCGTTTCAATGATTTTGACGGGACAGTGGCACGATACAAAGGAATAAATGTTGAAGCCGGTGACAAAGCCGGGTCTGTTATTACTTTGGGACTTCAAGGGACAAATAAAGCCAGACTTGTTGATTATCTTAACTCAACTGTTGAAATTCTAAGAAAGAAGCAGTTGGATAGTAAGAATCGGTTTGCCATCAATACTATTGCTTTTATTGACAGTACGTTACTGGCGATGGAAGGGCAGTTGAAAAATACCGAAAAGGAGCTAGAGGATTTCCGAAGAGATAAAAATGTATTTGAACTAGAAAACGGTGGTGAAAAGTTAACGGAGCGACTGACGGATTTTGATATCGAGCACGATGCGATTGAGCGCAAAATGGTGTATTACAATTCCTTAAGTAGCTATCTTAGAAAGAGTACAGACTATTCGAGGTTACCGGCTCCTACAGTTGCCGGAATTGATGATCCTAATATTGTAGGTAATGTAAGTAAGCTGATAATGCTTTCTACTGAGCGCTCTGAAAAAGCATATTCTTTAAAAAGCGAAAAACTTTTCAAGGAATTTGATAAAGACATGGAGGCTATTAAACAGGTTTTGCTGGAGAATATCAAAAGTGCAAAGGGAGCATTGGAGTATGATCTGGCACTTGTTGACAGGAAGATAAATGAAGCGGAAGGGACTATCAAAAAATTACCTGAAGAGCAACAAGAGTTGTCTAAAATAAAAAGAAAGTATGATTTGAACGACAATATCTATAACACTTTTTTACAGAAAAGAAGCGAAGCGGATATTGTTAAAGCGGCTAACGTATCAGACATCGAGTTTATTGATACGGCCAAAGATACCGGGGGAGGATTATTGGGGCCTAAAACCAGTGTTAATTACATTTTGGCTTTACTGCTTGGGATTTTAATACCATTATTAATTGTTTTTGTAATTACCCTTTTGGATAACACCCTTCATACCGCAGATGAAATCTTGAGACTGACGAAGATTCCTATGATTGGTGTAATTGGTAAAAAGAACACAGCGAATAATCTTTCGGTTTTTGAAAAACCGAAATCGCCTTTAGCAGAATCGTTCAGGTCAGTTAGGTCTTCCTTGCAATTTATGTACAAAAAGCAGAAAGCGGATGGTACAAAGATTTTAATGGTAACCTCTTCGGTTGGGGGGGAAGGAAAAACCTTCTGTTCTATAAATTTGGCGACGGTTTTTGCTTTGGGTGAAAAGAAAACGGTAATTGTTGGGCTCGATTTGAGAAAACCAAGAATATTTGGTGATTTTAATATTGAAAATAACATTGGAGCGGTTAATTATCTTATCGGTCAAAAATCAATCAATGAGATTGTTCAAGGGACCCATATTCCATATCTTGATGTTATCACATCCGGGCCTATTCCGCCCAATCCTTCCGAATTGATTCTGAGTGATATGATGGGTGAAATGATTCAAGAGTTAAAAGAGATGTATGATTACATCATATTGGATACCCCACCAGTTGGTTTGGTTGCTGATGCACTCGAATTGGCTCAGTATTGTGATGCGACGCTATATGTAACCCGTCAGAACTTTACCAAGAAAGGAATGCTTTCCATTGTGAATGAAAAACATAAAAGAGGTGAATTGCACAATATAAGTATACTGCTTAATGATTTTGAAAACCTGGCAAAATATAGCTACGGTTACGGCTACGGTTATGGTTACGGTTATGGCTATGGAGCTTATGGCAACAGTTATATGGAAATGGAACTTCCAAAAACATTCATGGGGAAAGTGAAATCCGTTTTGTTTAAGAACTAATTTTTAAATAAGATACTGATTTTCGGACTTGTATTTCCATAAAAGCATTGATAAAATTGAACTACCTTTGCATCAATAAAATTATAAAAGATGACTGATACTAATGCAACTATACTGATAACCGGTGGTGCCGGATTTATTGGCTCCAATTTGTGTGAGTACTTTCTTGAAAAGAAGTATAAGGTAGTTTGTCTTGATAATTTTTCAACCGGATTCAGGCACAATATTGAAGTTTTTTTTTCAAACCCTGATTTTCAATTGATGGAAGGTGATATAAAGGATTATGAAACTTGTCTGAAATCTCTTGATGGGGTTGATTATGTTTTGCATCAGGCCGCTTTAGGGTCGGTGCCAAGATCGATCCAGGATCCGATTACAACGAATGAAGTAAATGTGTCCGGATTTCTGAATATGATGCACGCTTCAAAGGAAGCGGGTATTAAACGATTTGTTTATGCAGCCAGTTCTTCTACTTATGGTGATTCGGAGAACTTACCAAAAGAAGAAGATATTATCGGGAAACCACTGTCACCTTATGCTATCACCAAATATGTGAACGAATTGTATGCTGATATTTTCAATAAAACATATGGGATGGAAGTCGTTGGTCTGCGTTATTTCAACGTTTTTGGACGTAAGCAAAATCCCAACGGAGCTTATGCTGCGGTAATTCCTAAATTCGTGATGCAGCTAATGCAGCATGAAAGCCCGGTTATTAACGGAGACGGGAATTATTCCAGAGACTTTACTTATATTGATAATGTGCTTCAGATGAATGAACTCGCGATGCTGACCAAGAATCCTGAAGCAATCAATACAGTATACAATACTGCTTTTGGGGATAGAACCACGCTGAATGATTTGGTTCATTATCTGAAAAAGTACCTTTCCGAATTCGATCCGGAAATAGCAAATATAAATGCCGTTCACGGGCCAAACCGTGTGGGTGATATTCCACATTCTCTGGCCAGTATTGAAAAGGCAAAAAAACTATTAAATTACAATCCGCAATACTCCATTTCACAAGGGCTAAAAGAAGCAGTGAAATGGTATTGGGAAAACCTTAAATAAAAAAATGATAAAGAATATTTGTTGCATCGGTGCAGGATATGTTGGAGGGCCTACAATGGCGGTTATTGCTCAGAAATGCCCTCACATCAAAGTTACTGTAGTCGATCTGAATGAGAAACGAATTACTGCATGGAATGATCATAATACCGATAATATACCGGTTTATGAACCGGGATTAGGGAGTATTGTAGGAGAAGCTCGTGGAAGAAATCTGTTTTTCTCTACGGAAGTGGACAAAGCAATCGAAGAAGCAGATATGATTTTCATTTCGGTAAATACCCCAACAAAAACATATGGTGTAGGTAAAGGGATGGCTGCCGATTTAAAATATATTGAATTGTGTGCGCGTCAAATTGCCCGAGTAGCCAAATCCGATAAAATTGTTGTTGAAAAATCGACATTACCAGTACGAACTGCCAGCGCTATCAAAGATATTTTGGATCATACCGGAAACGGGGTTCAATTCCAGATTTTGTCTAACCCTGAATTTTTAGCAGAAGGAACAGCTGTAAGCGATTTGCTGGCTCCGGACAGGGTTTTGATTGGAGGAGATACTACGCCCGAAGGACAAAAAGCAATTCAGGCTTTGGTGGATATTTATGCCAACTGGGTTCCTAAAGAGCGTATTCTGACTACCAACGTATGGTCATCGGAATTATCAAAATTAACTGCGAACGCTTTTCTGGCTCAACGTGTATCTTCCATTAATGCCATGAGTGAATTGTGTGAAAGAACAGGAGCCGATGTTAATGAAGTGGCTAAGGCAATCGGGATGGATAGCCGAATCGGAGCTAAATTCTTGAAAGCTTCGGTAGGTTTCGGAGGTTCTTGTTTTCAGAAAGATATTCTGAATCTGGTGTACATTGCTAAGACCTATGGTTTAAATGAAGTTGCTGATTACTGGGAACAGGTGATTATCATGAATGATCATCAGAAACGCCGTTTCGCCAAAAATATCATCAGTACCTTGTTCAATACGGTTTCCGGAAAGAAAATCGCTTTCTTGGGTTGGGCTTTCAAAAAAGATACTAACGATACCAGGGAATCAGCTGCGATTTACGTTGCCGACGATTTATTGAGTGAACAAGCACATGTCTCTGTTTACGACCCGAAAGTGAAAGAAGGCCAGATTTTGTCGGATTTGAATTATCTTGAAACCCGTTCGGAATCGGATAATAAAAATGGAATTATTGTCGCTGAAAGTCCTTATGTTGCCTGCAAAGATGCTCATGCTATTGCTGTTTTAACGGAATGGGATGAGTTTAAGAATTATGATTGGCAGCAAATTTACGACAGCATGTTGAAACCGGCATTTGTATTTGACGGAAGAAATTTATTGAATAGAAAAGAACTTGAAAAAATTGGATTTGTTTATCAATCGATAGGATCTTAAACAAATAAAAACAGAATGAATATAAAAATTGCAGTCATAGGGCTTGGGTATGTTGGTTTGCCCCTGGCAAGATTATTCGCCACAAAATATCCTGTAGTCGGGTTTGATGTTAATTCAACCCGTATAGAGGAACTTAATAAAGGAATCGATGCAACGTTAGAAGTAGATAATGATGTGCTGAAATCAGTTCTGAAACAAAATGCATCTGACATGAACGGACTTTTCTGTTCAGCAGTTACGGAAGACATCCATGATTGCAATTATTTTATCGTAACCGTACCGACACCGGTTGATAAAAATAACAGACCCGATTTAACCCCTTTGTACAGAGCCAGTGAAACTGTTGGTAAAGTGCTGAAAAAAGGAGATATCGTTATTTATGAATCTACCGTTTATCCTGGAGTTACCGAGGAGGAATGTATTCCGGTGCTGGAGAAAATTTCCGGACTGAAATTCAATGTTGATTTTTTTGCCGGGTATTCACCAGAGCGAATTAATCCCGGAGATAAAGAGCATACGGTAGAGAAGATATTAAAAGTGACTTCGGGTTCCACTCCTGAAATCGGACAAAAAGTCGATGCGCTGTATAAAAGCGTAATCACTGCAGGTACCCATTTGGCGCCAACCATAAAAGTAGCCGAGGCAGCGAAAGTAATCGAAAATTCGCAACGCGATATCAATATTGCTTTTGTAAACGAACTGGCTAAAATCTTTAATATTCTGGATATTGATACGCAAGCCGTCTTAGAGGCAGCCGGAACGAAATGGAACTTTTTGCCTTTCAGACCCGGATTGGTAGGCGGACATTGTATTGGCGTCGATCCGTATTATTTGGCTCAAAAAGCGCAGGAACACGGTTACCATCCCGAAATTATTCTTGCAGGACGTCGTTTAAATGACAGCATGGGAGAATATGTGGCTTCGCAGGTGGTAAAACTGATGATCAAAAAAAATATCAAAGTAAACGGTTCCAAGATTTTAATACTGGGGGTTACGTTTAAGGAAAATTGTCCCGATGTCCGCAACACCAAAGTAGTAGATGTGATCAATGCACTGAAAGATTATGAAACATCAGTAACTATTTATGATCCGTGGGCCAATCCTTCGGAAGTGATGCACGAATACAGACTGACAACTACCAATGAAATTCCAACTGAGAAGTTTGATGCCATTGTTTTGGGCGTAGCACATAAAGAATTTCTGAGTATGGATTTTGGTTCTTTGCAAAAAGAGAACAGCTTGCTGTATGATGTAAAAGGAATCTTGGGCAATATCGCTGATGCTAAACTTTAGTTTTCTGTAATGATTTAATTTTATTGATTTTGCCAATATCCCTCGCTTTATGCAAGGTTTTTATAAGCAGGTCAGAATATATTTTGCCAATGTCTTTAAAGAAACAGGCGTTATATGGTTTTATTTGGACATATACGGAGCAGTTTAGCGGACAGATAATTAATTTTCTTGTCAATATCATTTTAACAAGAACCTTATTCCCTGAAGATTTTGGAGCTTTAGGGATGTTATTTGTTTTTACCAGTATCGCTAATGTTATTGTAGACGGCGGGATGACCGTTTCCGTAATCCGGAAAAAGGACGCGGATCAAAGAGATTTTTCAACCGTTTTCTGGATCAATATTCTGGTAAGTCTTTTTCTTTATTGTGTACTTTATCTCGCAGCACCCTTTGTTGCAGAATTTTATCACAAACCTGAGTTGCGGAGTATTCTGCGGGTGTATTCGCTAACAATTTTGATACAGTCCTTTGCAGTAGTTCAGTCGGCCGTATTGCTCAAAAATTTGAATTTTAAAAGACAGGCACTGATGAAAATTCCTTCGCTGGTGATAAGTTCGACAGTGGGTATAGTTATGGCTTTTAAGGGGTATGGTGTTTGGAGTCTGGTATTTATGTATTTGATACAATCCTTTTTGTGGGTTTTGTTTCATTGGGTTTTTAGTGATTGGAAACCTACACTTGTATTTGATAAAAGTTTGTTTAAATCTCATTTTGGGTATGGTTTTAAACTCACTGTAGCTGAAATGCTGAACAGTGTTTTTGCCAATTTGTATCAGATTGTTATTGGTAAATTTTACAACATTTCCCAGGTAGGCTACTACACCCAGGCACTTACTTTAAGGCAGGTACCGATATCTAATGTTTATGGTTCGGCAGGCAAAGTGTTATTGCCTATTTTTTCGAAGATACAGAATGATGAACAACGTTTTAATGAAACCTATAAAAAGGTTTTTTCTACTCTGTTATTTATCATTATACCGATTCTGACCTATTTGATTGTGTTTTCGGAGCCTATTGTGGTTCTGTTATACACCGAAAAATGGAAAGCTACCGCTCCTTTTTTGGTTTCGCTTGCTGCTGCGGGGATGCTTTCTGTTGTTTGTAATTTTAATTTGACGATGTTGAAAATTAAAGGGGAATCTAGTCTGATTCTTAAAATAGAATCTTTTAACAAATTACAAACACTTCTTTTTATTACGGCAGTTGTTGTTTTGGGTTTTTCTATAGATGTTTTAATGATAGTTATTCCTATTTCGGCGATTGTGAGCTACTGTATAATAAATTATTTTACATCAAAATATTTATCGATTGCTTATTATGAAACGATATTTATTTTATTGCGGTTTGTCGGGATTTCCTCATTTTCAGGGTTAGTTTCGTCGGCTGTGAATAAAATGCTACAGAGTGGAGGGCTTGTGGAAATTGCAAGTTTGGTTACTTCTGTCTTTACGGGCATATTATTGTACGGGTGTCTAATTCTCTTTTTTGAAAAATCTGTAATTTCAAACT encodes the following:
- a CDS encoding nucleotide sugar dehydrogenase, with product MNIKIAVIGLGYVGLPLARLFATKYPVVGFDVNSTRIEELNKGIDATLEVDNDVLKSVLKQNASDMNGLFCSAVTEDIHDCNYFIVTVPTPVDKNNRPDLTPLYRASETVGKVLKKGDIVIYESTVYPGVTEEECIPVLEKISGLKFNVDFFAGYSPERINPGDKEHTVEKILKVTSGSTPEIGQKVDALYKSVITAGTHLAPTIKVAEAAKVIENSQRDINIAFVNELAKIFNILDIDTQAVLEAAGTKWNFLPFRPGLVGGHCIGVDPYYLAQKAQEHGYHPEIILAGRRLNDSMGEYVASQVVKLMIKKNIKVNGSKILILGVTFKENCPDVRNTKVVDVINALKDYETSVTIYDPWANPSEVMHEYRLTTTNEIPTEKFDAIVLGVAHKEFLSMDFGSLQKENSLLYDVKGILGNIADAKL
- a CDS encoding exopolysaccharide transport family protein gives rise to the protein MLDIKDFSFTENQSSFDFKGFLLKISSYWKWFVASLIITFTVAYQVNIRKEKIYGMDASIVVKDENNSFFTTNTSLVFNWGGVSDKVQTIVTALKSRSHNEEVVKKLNYYTDYLIQGEYSLIDAYGEVPFYVAIDERREQLAGIPVRIKFLSENEYQLSVNFEYNEVGTIVYATNSYESALVRDKEISKKYRVGETVDLPFLNFKLQINEDPGSYVGNEYYIRFNDFDGTVARYKGINVEAGDKAGSVITLGLQGTNKARLVDYLNSTVEILRKKQLDSKNRFAINTIAFIDSTLLAMEGQLKNTEKELEDFRRDKNVFELENGGEKLTERLTDFDIEHDAIERKMVYYNSLSSYLRKSTDYSRLPAPTVAGIDDPNIVGNVSKLIMLSTERSEKAYSLKSEKLFKEFDKDMEAIKQVLLENIKSAKGALEYDLALVDRKINEAEGTIKKLPEEQQELSKIKRKYDLNDNIYNTFLQKRSEADIVKAANVSDIEFIDTAKDTGGGLLGPKTSVNYILALLLGILIPLLIVFVITLLDNTLHTADEILRLTKIPMIGVIGKKNTANNLSVFEKPKSPLAESFRSVRSSLQFMYKKQKADGTKILMVTSSVGGEGKTFCSINLATVFALGEKKTVIVGLDLRKPRIFGDFNIENNIGAVNYLIGQKSINEIVQGTHIPYLDVITSGPIPPNPSELILSDMMGEMIQELKEMYDYIILDTPPVGLVADALELAQYCDATLYVTRQNFTKKGMLSIVNEKHKRGELHNISILLNDFENLAKYSYGYGYGYGYGYGYGAYGNSYMEMELPKTFMGKVKSVLFKN
- a CDS encoding UDP-glucose 6-dehydrogenase is translated as MIKNICCIGAGYVGGPTMAVIAQKCPHIKVTVVDLNEKRITAWNDHNTDNIPVYEPGLGSIVGEARGRNLFFSTEVDKAIEEADMIFISVNTPTKTYGVGKGMAADLKYIELCARQIARVAKSDKIVVEKSTLPVRTASAIKDILDHTGNGVQFQILSNPEFLAEGTAVSDLLAPDRVLIGGDTTPEGQKAIQALVDIYANWVPKERILTTNVWSSELSKLTANAFLAQRVSSINAMSELCERTGADVNEVAKAIGMDSRIGAKFLKASVGFGGSCFQKDILNLVYIAKTYGLNEVADYWEQVIIMNDHQKRRFAKNIISTLFNTVSGKKIAFLGWAFKKDTNDTRESAAIYVADDLLSEQAHVSVYDPKVKEGQILSDLNYLETRSESDNKNGIIVAESPYVACKDAHAIAVLTEWDEFKNYDWQQIYDSMLKPAFVFDGRNLLNRKELEKIGFVYQSIGS
- a CDS encoding SDR family oxidoreductase: MTDTNATILITGGAGFIGSNLCEYFLEKKYKVVCLDNFSTGFRHNIEVFFSNPDFQLMEGDIKDYETCLKSLDGVDYVLHQAALGSVPRSIQDPITTNEVNVSGFLNMMHASKEAGIKRFVYAASSSTYGDSENLPKEEDIIGKPLSPYAITKYVNELYADIFNKTYGMEVVGLRYFNVFGRKQNPNGAYAAVIPKFVMQLMQHESPVINGDGNYSRDFTYIDNVLQMNELAMLTKNPEAINTVYNTAFGDRTTLNDLVHYLKKYLSEFDPEIANINAVHGPNRVGDIPHSLASIEKAKKLLNYNPQYSISQGLKEAVKWYWENLK
- a CDS encoding lipopolysaccharide biosynthesis protein, with protein sequence MSLKKQALYGFIWTYTEQFSGQIINFLVNIILTRTLFPEDFGALGMLFVFTSIANVIVDGGMTVSVIRKKDADQRDFSTVFWINILVSLFLYCVLYLAAPFVAEFYHKPELRSILRVYSLTILIQSFAVVQSAVLLKNLNFKRQALMKIPSLVISSTVGIVMAFKGYGVWSLVFMYLIQSFLWVLFHWVFSDWKPTLVFDKSLFKSHFGYGFKLTVAEMLNSVFANLYQIVIGKFYNISQVGYYTQALTLRQVPISNVYGSAGKVLLPIFSKIQNDEQRFNETYKKVFSTLLFIIIPILTYLIVFSEPIVVLLYTEKWKATAPFLVSLAAAGMLSVVCNFNLTMLKIKGESSLILKIESFNKLQTLLFITAVVVLGFSIDVLMIVIPISAIVSYCIINYFTSKYLSIAYYETIFILLRFVGISSFSGLVSSAVNKMLQSGGLVEIASLVTSVFTGILLYGCLILFFEKSVISNLMAIVKNEK